One window from the genome of Corynebacterium sp. SCR221107 encodes:
- a CDS encoding ABC transporter ATP-binding protein has product MHTLQARGVEYCYPGAKTPTLAGIDLELSTQERVGLSSPSGTGKTTLCQVLSGYLAPTAGVVLYDGAPPQIVAGQPNPVQLIWQHPEQAFDPYLRVGTSIGHSGALVGTVVTGLGIEQEWLSRFPHELSGGQLQRLAIARTVAAQPRFMIADEITTMLDFHTQAKIWRFLIDYTRRHEVGLLLVSHDEVILERVADRVVTLA; this is encoded by the coding sequence ATGCACACGCTTCAGGCGCGGGGGGTTGAATATTGCTACCCCGGCGCAAAAACGCCCACCTTAGCGGGCATCGACCTTGAGTTGTCCACGCAGGAGCGCGTCGGGCTATCGAGTCCCAGTGGCACCGGCAAGACCACCTTGTGCCAGGTCCTTTCCGGCTACCTTGCCCCCACCGCAGGCGTGGTGCTTTACGACGGCGCACCGCCGCAGATTGTGGCCGGCCAGCCGAACCCGGTGCAGCTTATCTGGCAACACCCGGAGCAGGCTTTCGACCCCTACCTGCGCGTTGGCACTTCCATCGGGCACTCGGGCGCGCTCGTGGGAACCGTCGTCACAGGCCTGGGTATTGAGCAGGAGTGGCTGAGCCGATTCCCCCATGAACTTTCTGGCGGGCAGCTGCAGCGCCTAGCGATCGCGCGCACTGTTGCCGCACAGCCTCGCTTTATGATTGCCGATGAGATCACCACCATGCTGGACTTTCATACCCAGGCGAAGATCTGGCGCTTTCTCATCGACTACACCAGGCGCCATGAGGTGGGATTGTTACTGGTCAGCCACGACGAGGTGATCCTCGAGCGCGTCGCGGATCGGGTTGTGACCCTGGCATAG
- a CDS encoding IS256 family transposase, with the protein MAAGPHSIDPTTYLDELLAQASPDLMREMLQGFINQILSTQADQVCGADYATVSDNRTNVRNGYRHRDLDTRVGTVDVAVPKLRTGSFFPDWLLERRTRAERALTTVIATCYLKGVSTRRMNDLVATLGINNLSKSQVSEMAKDLDQMVEDFRTRPLDTGPYLYVSCDALAMKVREGGRVVKTSVLLATGVNAEGYRELLGMQVATSESVASWTGFFRDLKARGLNDVYLVTSDAHLGIQHAIGEVLPNASWQRCRTHFAKNLSGLVPKSQWPTLSAMFHTIFQQPDAASVWNQAREVVTFCEQKFPHVADYLEEALDELLAFTHAPKAVWTKVWSNNPTERLNREIRRRTDVVGIFPNRDAVVRLVGAVLAEQHDDWIQQKRYMSLTALDQTKTMMKANVIDAGEATQEVA; encoded by the coding sequence ATGGCCGCTGGCCCCCATTCTATCGACCCGACCACCTATCTCGACGAACTACTGGCCCAAGCCTCCCCGGACCTGATGCGCGAGATGCTCCAAGGGTTCATCAACCAGATCCTCTCGACCCAGGCCGACCAAGTCTGCGGCGCCGACTACGCCACCGTCAGTGACAACCGCACCAACGTCCGAAACGGCTACCGCCACCGCGACCTCGACACCCGGGTCGGCACCGTCGACGTCGCCGTGCCCAAACTCAGAACCGGCTCGTTCTTCCCGGACTGGCTGCTGGAACGACGCACCCGGGCAGAACGGGCCCTGACCACCGTGATCGCCACCTGCTACCTCAAGGGTGTCTCCACCCGCAGGATGAACGACCTCGTCGCCACCCTGGGGATCAACAACCTCTCAAAATCGCAGGTCTCCGAGATGGCCAAAGATCTCGATCAGATGGTGGAAGATTTCCGCACCCGACCCCTGGATACCGGCCCCTACCTCTATGTTTCCTGCGACGCGTTGGCCATGAAGGTGCGTGAAGGCGGACGGGTCGTGAAAACCTCCGTGCTGCTGGCCACCGGCGTGAACGCGGAAGGCTACCGCGAACTACTCGGCATGCAGGTCGCCACATCCGAGTCCGTGGCCTCCTGGACGGGTTTCTTTCGCGACCTCAAGGCCCGGGGCCTAAACGACGTCTACCTGGTCACCAGCGACGCACACTTGGGCATCCAGCACGCCATCGGCGAGGTCCTGCCCAACGCCTCCTGGCAACGGTGCCGCACGCACTTCGCTAAGAACCTCTCCGGACTGGTGCCCAAAAGCCAATGGCCGACCTTGTCGGCGATGTTCCACACGATCTTCCAGCAACCGGACGCCGCATCGGTGTGGAACCAGGCCCGGGAAGTAGTGACTTTCTGTGAGCAGAAGTTCCCGCACGTAGCCGACTACCTGGAAGAAGCCCTGGATGAGCTACTCGCGTTCACCCACGCCCCGAAAGCAGTGTGGACGAAGGTCTGGTCGAACAACCCCACCGAGCGGTTGAACCGGGAGATCCGCCGGCGCACCGACGTCGTGGGGATCTTCCCGAACCGAGATGCCGTCGTGCGCCTGGTCGGGGCGGTGCTGGCTGAGCAGCACGATGACTGGATCCAGCAGAAGCGCTACATGTCGCTGACGGCCCTGGACCAGACGAAGACCATGATGAAAGCCAACGTCATCGACGCCGGCGAAGCCACTCAGGAGGTCGCATGA
- a CDS encoding ATP-binding cassette domain-containing protein, with the protein MEISHLTVGFEMYESGAFWRAKKKRTPVIEDLCLRIYPGEVLAVLGASGAGKSLLAESILGLYEPNSFVTGHVSFDGETQSALSLARLRGHEIAYVPQSIDALDPRMRVGQAIGGEPARRRALMQRYNLGPEVECMYPTQLSGGMARRVLLVMALMGSPALLLADEPTPGLDQALSQQVVGDLRDLAGQGMAVLLITHDLPAARACADRVAIFDQGCIATTFGVGKLETWQQAMMEV; encoded by the coding sequence ATGGAGATTTCCCACCTGACGGTGGGTTTCGAGATGTATGAGTCGGGGGCTTTTTGGCGGGCGAAGAAGAAACGGACCCCCGTCATCGAAGACCTATGCTTAAGGATCTACCCAGGTGAGGTGTTGGCGGTTCTGGGTGCATCCGGGGCGGGAAAGTCCCTGCTTGCCGAGTCGATCCTGGGGTTGTATGAGCCGAACTCCTTCGTTACCGGGCACGTGAGTTTCGACGGAGAAACCCAAAGCGCACTCTCGCTTGCCCGGCTGCGTGGACACGAGATTGCCTACGTGCCGCAGTCGATCGACGCGCTTGATCCGCGGATGCGGGTGGGCCAAGCCATCGGCGGTGAGCCTGCCCGCCGCCGTGCATTGATGCAGCGCTACAACCTTGGTCCCGAGGTCGAGTGCATGTATCCGACGCAGCTTTCCGGGGGAATGGCGCGCCGGGTATTGCTGGTGATGGCGCTGATGGGTTCGCCTGCGCTTCTCCTTGCCGATGAACCCACTCCCGGGCTAGACCAGGCGCTTTCCCAACAGGTGGTCGGCGATTTGAGGGACCTCGCCGGCCAGGGCATGGCGGTGCTGCTGATCACCCACGATCTTCCCGCCGCGCGGGCCTGCGCGGATCGGGTGGCCATTTTCGACCAGGGGTGCATTGCCACGACCTTCGGCGTCGGCAAGCTCGAAACGTGGCAACAAGCGATGATGGAGGTTTAA
- a CDS encoding heavy metal translocating P-type ATPase: MTAPTFETSKPLAHIDLGVTGMTCTSCSARVERKLNKLDGVQASVNFSTESASVEYDPETVDEDTLIQTVRNAGYDAFSLAPNKDANAGAGGAQPASAQEAIDAARDAEAEDLKHRLIISTLLSVPVLLISMIPALQFNNWQWAILTLATPVFFWGGAPFHKATVTNLRHGSFTMDTLVTMGTSAAYLWSLWALFIGNAGMPGMKMSMHLMPGNSTMDELYLESASVVISFLLLGRWFETRAKGQSSAALRTLLAMGAKEATVLRDGKEVRIAADSLQVGDLFVVRPGEKIATDGIVAQGHSAVDESMITGESVPVEKDPEDPVTGATLNTSGKLVVRATRVGKETTLAHMAKLVTDAQARKAPVQKLVDKISQIFVPVVIAISVLAFLGHYFLSDDGLAPAFTAAVAVLIIACPCALGLATPTALLVGTGRGAQLGLLIKGPEILESTKKVDTIVMDKTGTVTTGVMTFAGVVTADETISQQEALRLAAAVEHSSEHPIAKAIVRGAGTQELPPVTDFDNLAGLGVVGTVEGKRVRVGRPADVSELPDVLAQAFTQARATGATPVLLSVADAPRAVLTVADTPKESSAQAIAELKRLGLDPWLLTGDNPDAARHVARAVGIEESHVIAEVLPQDKVTQIMRLQEQGKTVAMVGDGVNDAAALAQADLGLAMGAGTDVAIEASDITLMNSDLLSAANAIRLSRKTLGTIKGNLFWAFIYNVLLVPVAALGLLNPMLAGIAMAFSSVFVVSNSLRLRSFTPIAAAGGERR; the protein is encoded by the coding sequence ATGACTGCACCGACTTTTGAAACGTCAAAGCCACTTGCCCACATCGACCTCGGGGTTACCGGCATGACGTGCACGAGCTGCTCGGCTCGGGTGGAGCGCAAGCTCAACAAGCTTGACGGCGTTCAAGCTAGCGTGAACTTCTCCACCGAGTCTGCCAGCGTGGAATACGATCCCGAAACCGTCGATGAGGACACCCTCATCCAAACCGTGCGCAACGCCGGCTATGATGCCTTCTCGCTGGCGCCGAACAAGGACGCCAACGCGGGCGCCGGTGGGGCGCAGCCTGCCAGTGCGCAGGAGGCGATCGACGCCGCCCGCGACGCGGAGGCCGAAGACCTCAAACATCGCCTGATCATTTCCACGCTGCTGTCGGTTCCGGTTTTGCTCATCAGCATGATCCCGGCGCTGCAGTTCAACAACTGGCAGTGGGCGATCCTCACGCTGGCCACCCCGGTCTTCTTCTGGGGTGGGGCGCCGTTCCATAAGGCAACGGTGACCAACCTGCGCCACGGATCTTTTACCATGGACACCCTGGTGACCATGGGCACCTCCGCAGCCTACCTGTGGAGCTTGTGGGCGCTGTTTATCGGCAATGCCGGCATGCCCGGCATGAAGATGAGCATGCATCTTATGCCCGGCAACTCCACGATGGATGAGCTCTACCTGGAATCCGCTTCGGTGGTCATCTCCTTCCTCCTGCTCGGCCGCTGGTTCGAAACCCGCGCCAAGGGGCAATCCTCGGCGGCACTTCGGACGCTGTTGGCGATGGGGGCGAAGGAAGCGACGGTGCTGCGTGACGGCAAGGAGGTTCGTATCGCCGCGGATTCCTTACAGGTCGGCGACCTGTTTGTCGTGCGCCCCGGTGAGAAGATCGCCACCGATGGCATCGTGGCCCAGGGGCACTCCGCAGTGGATGAATCCATGATCACCGGCGAGTCTGTGCCGGTGGAAAAGGATCCCGAGGATCCGGTGACCGGCGCAACGCTAAACACCTCCGGCAAGTTGGTGGTGCGGGCGACCCGCGTGGGCAAGGAAACCACTCTGGCCCACATGGCCAAGCTGGTCACCGACGCCCAGGCTCGCAAGGCACCCGTGCAAAAGCTCGTGGATAAGATCTCCCAGATCTTCGTTCCTGTGGTCATCGCCATCTCGGTCCTTGCCTTCCTTGGCCACTATTTCTTGAGCGACGATGGCCTTGCGCCTGCCTTCACGGCGGCCGTAGCCGTGTTGATCATCGCCTGCCCGTGCGCGCTGGGGCTAGCAACCCCCACCGCGCTACTCGTGGGCACCGGCCGTGGCGCCCAGCTCGGCCTGCTCATCAAGGGCCCGGAGATCCTGGAGTCCACGAAGAAGGTGGACACCATCGTCATGGACAAGACCGGCACCGTTACCACCGGAGTGATGACCTTTGCCGGCGTGGTTACCGCCGACGAAACCATCTCCCAGCAGGAGGCCTTGCGCCTGGCTGCCGCCGTCGAACACAGCTCCGAGCACCCGATCGCCAAGGCGATCGTGCGCGGTGCGGGCACACAGGAGCTGCCGCCAGTCACGGACTTCGACAACCTAGCAGGCCTCGGCGTGGTGGGAACCGTGGAGGGTAAGCGCGTGCGCGTTGGCCGCCCGGCCGACGTCAGCGAGCTGCCCGACGTCCTTGCCCAGGCATTCACCCAGGCGCGGGCAACCGGTGCCACCCCGGTGTTGCTCAGCGTTGCTGACGCCCCGCGCGCGGTGCTCACGGTGGCAGATACCCCGAAGGAATCCTCGGCGCAGGCCATCGCGGAGCTCAAGCGCTTGGGGCTGGATCCGTGGCTACTGACCGGCGATAACCCCGACGCCGCCCGGCATGTTGCCCGCGCGGTGGGAATCGAGGAATCCCACGTCATCGCCGAGGTCTTGCCACAGGACAAGGTCACGCAGATCATGCGCCTGCAAGAACAAGGCAAGACGGTGGCTATGGTGGGCGACGGCGTTAACGACGCCGCAGCACTCGCACAGGCCGATCTTGGCCTTGCGATGGGGGCCGGCACCGATGTTGCGATCGAAGCCTCCGACATCACGCTGATGAACTCCGACCTGTTGTCTGCCGCCAACGCCATCCGGCTGTCGCGGAAAACCTTGGGCACGATCAAGGGCAACCTGTTTTGGGCATTCATCTACAACGTGTTGCTCGTCCCAGTCGCCGCCCTGGGGCTGCTCAACCCGATGCTGGCCGGTATCGCCATGGCGTTTTCGTCCGTGTTTGTCGTCTCCAACTCGCTGCGGCTGCGCTCGTTCACGCCCATCGCCGCGGCCGGCGGGGAACGTCGTTAA
- a CDS encoding heavy-metal-associated domain-containing protein — MSNAAEETATFDAKVFDVTGMTCGHCKASVEEEVGDVAGVSLVIATPATGKVVVEGANISEQAVRDAIAEAGYQVV, encoded by the coding sequence ATGAGCAACGCCGCTGAAGAAACCGCAACCTTTGATGCCAAGGTTTTTGACGTTACGGGGATGACCTGCGGGCATTGCAAGGCCTCCGTGGAGGAAGAAGTGGGTGACGTCGCAGGCGTCAGTCTCGTCATTGCAACCCCTGCCACCGGCAAGGTGGTAGTCGAAGGGGCGAACATCTCTGAGCAGGCTGTGCGTGATGCGATCGCAGAGGCTGGATACCAGGTGGTCTAG
- a CDS encoding thermonuclease family protein, which yields MLNLAEIEVGLATVVYTDTSTYRHQTQFRRAEGYARDRGFGLWTEAGAVSSDTPSVNT from the coding sequence ATGCTCAATCTCGCAGAGATCGAGGTCGGACTGGCCACGGTTGTTTACACCGACACCTCCACCTACCGTCACCAAACACAGTTTCGCCGTGCTGAGGGGTATGCTCGTGACCGCGGTTTCGGTCTGTGGACAGAGGCAGGCGCGGTTTCGTCTGACACCCCCTCGGTCAACACCTAG
- a CDS encoding metal-sensitive transcriptional regulator, whose amino-acid sequence MDIVYPATPTTVVIAHHDGEAHHGYISEKQRYLARLKRVEGQIRGLQRMIDEDQYCIDILTQVSAAQSALRNVALSLLDDHMRHCVKNAAIEGGEEAEIKFKEVSDAIARFAR is encoded by the coding sequence ATGGATATTGTATATCCCGCCACGCCGACCACCGTCGTGATCGCCCACCACGACGGGGAAGCGCATCACGGATACATCTCCGAAAAGCAGCGCTACCTCGCACGTCTCAAGCGCGTGGAAGGCCAGATCCGTGGCCTGCAACGCATGATCGACGAGGACCAGTACTGCATCGACATCCTCACCCAGGTCTCCGCCGCGCAGTCGGCGCTGCGCAACGTGGCACTGAGCCTGCTCGATGACCATATGCGCCACTGCGTGAAAAACGCCGCCATCGAAGGTGGGGAAGAAGCCGAGATCAAGTTCAAGGAAGTATCCGACGCCATCGCCCGCTTCGCTCGTTAA